The following are from one region of the Betta splendens chromosome 15, fBetSpl5.4, whole genome shotgun sequence genome:
- the adob gene encoding 2-aminoethanethiol (cysteamine) dioxygenase b, whose amino-acid sequence MMPGDGSMSSIVQRVARQALVTFRSPPRSGQEAAKSFLENHSKLKSLMTEVRAADLKLVPRGADDGAAGGAAAARTCHGSPPVTYMHICETDRFSMGVFLLKNGASIPLHDHPGMHGILKVMYGKVRISCFDQLERPAGGAQAAAVRRSVLRSTGEFTEESGPCVLSPERDNLHQIDAVDGPTAFMDILAPPYDPDDGRDCHYYRVVSDAEVSNAEQEQKEVWLMEISQPPDFWCGGEPYLGPEVRL is encoded by the coding sequence ATGATGCCTGGTGACGGCAGCATGAGCTCCATCGTCCAGAGAGTAGCTCGACAGGCGCTCGTCACGTTCAGGAGTCCGCCGCGGTCCGGCCAGGAGGCGGCCAAGTCCTTCCTAGAGAACCACAGCAAACTCAAGAGTCTCATGACGGAAGTGCGAGCGGCGGACCTGAAGCTCGTCCCGCGGGGAGCCGACGACGGCGCCGCCGGCGGCGCGGCCGCTGCGCGCACGTGCCACGGTTCGCCGCCAGTCACCTACATGCACATCTGCGAGACGGACCGCTTCAGCATGGGGGTGTTCCTGCTGAAGAACGGCGCGTCCATCCCGCTGCACGACCACCCGGGCATGCACGGCATTCTCAAAGTCATGTACGGCAAGGTCAGGATCAGCTGCTTCGACCAGCTGGAGCGGCCGGCGGGCGGCGCGCAGGCGGCGGCGGTGCGGCGCTCCGTGCTGCGCTCCACCGGGGAGTTCACGGAGGAGAGCGGCCCGTGCGTCCTGTCACCTGAGCGGGACAACCTGCACCAGATCGACGCCGTGGACGGACCCACGGCGTTCATGGACATCCTGGCGCCGCCGTACGACCCGGACGACGGCAGGGACTGTCACTACTACCGCGTCGTGTCGGACGCGGAGGTTTCCAACgcggagcaggagcagaaggaggtgTGGCTCATGGAGATCTCTCAGCCTCCAGACTTCTGGTGCGGAGGAGAGCCGTACCTGGGCCCGGAGGTCCGCCTCTGA
- the znf365 gene encoding protein ZNF365 isoform X1: MQQKLCSRGPGSFLLERNSQACGAVTSCDLPFRCPRCGDQERFCSLASLRAHLEFRHAYRSPDVTTGSFSITGKLPDPLTASIPWHDMSLPTRRGQQSTGRLLHARSLSDSRDSEYLHSYSSARRRTQSVGVGTQAEEEDEAGDGEERGLEDEDEGEGEEGDTEHRDRGRQEEQTYLKQTDPSQHHLSFALSASFDPEPDADQDMELVAEQNTYSGVETAAASAAVRRRLAGILRAADSTLQRRLAKVSTELAQTDTELLCQRAHSQHLAQERQEVAERERSLSRQVDVAVMVIAALREQLNASENELERREREVLTIQKFLDAAARQETCGKVRIQHFIENLLKRIALAERLVEYYQVNGSPAQCSHYKQHQQSTDNGPHRMTKSRSAGGQLSSSSLHDNRTQFSSRPPFSKTGGERDREREHRERLAQSSRLFCRPEHRDDIWNHQRRRSSGYEA; this comes from the exons ATGCAGCAGAAGCTGTGTTCCAGAGGACCTGGTTCTTTCCTCTTGGAGAGGAACAGCCAGGCCTGTGGTGCTGTCACCTCCTGTGACCTCCCCTTTCGCTGCCCCCGCTGCGGTGACCAGGAGCGTTTCTGCAGTCTGGCCTCACTTCGAGCTCACCTGGAGTTCCGGCACGCGTACCGCTCACCTGATGTGACCACCGGCAGCTTCAGCATCACTGGGAAACTCCCAGACCCACTGACAGCGTCGATCCCCTGGCACGACATGAGCCTCCCGACccgcagggggcagcagagcacAGGGCGGCTGCTTCATGCCCGCTCCCTCAGCGACAGCAGAGACAGTGAATACCTCCACTCCTACAGCTCTGCCAGGAGGCGAACACAGAGTGTTGGAGTGGGGAcacaggctgaggaggaagatgaagctgGCGATGGGGAAGAGAGAGGTttagaagatgaagatgaaggagaaGGGGAGGAAGGTGATACTGAACatagagacagaggcagacaagAGGAGCAAACGTACCTAAAACAAACTGACCCAAGCCAACATCACCTCTCATTTGCTTTATCAGCCTCTTTTGACCCGGAACCAGACGCAGACCAAGACATGGAGCTGGTTG cagagcagaacacCTATTCCGGtgtggagacggcggcggcctCGGCCGCAGTGCGGCGGCGGCTGGCCGGCATCCTGCGGGCCGCAGACAGCACCCTGCAGCGGCGGCTGGCCAAGGTCAGCACAGAGCTGGCCCAGACTGACACAGAGCTCCTGTGTCAGCGCGCTCACTCGCAGCATCTGGCCCaggagaggcaggaggtggCAGAGCGGGAGAGGTCTCTGAGCCGGCAGGTGGATGTGGCCGTCATGGTGATCGCTGCGCTGAGGGAGCAGCTCAACGCCTCAGAGAATGAACTGGAACGACGAGAAAG GGAGGTGTTAACCATCCAGAAGTTTCTTGACGCTGCTGCTCGACAGGAGACCTGCGGCAAAGTTCGGATCCAGCACTTTATTGAGAACCTGCTGAAGCGCATCGCTCTGGCAGAGAGGCTGGTGGAGTATTACCAGGTCAACGGCAGCCCAGCGCAGTGCAGCCACTACAAG cagcaccagcagtcaACTGACAATGGACCCCACAGAATGACCAAGAGCAG GTCAGCTGGAGGGCAGCTGTCCTCGTCcagtctccatgacaacagaacCCAGTTCAGCAGCCGGCCGCCGTTCTCCAAAACGGGTGGAGAACGAGACCGAGAGCGGGAGCACCGGGAGAGGTTGGCTCAGTCGTCCCGGCTGTTCTGCAGACCAGAACACAGAGACGACATCTGGAACCACCAGCGCCGCCGGTCCTCAGGGTACGAGGCTTAG
- the znf365 gene encoding protein ZNF365 isoform X2 produces MQQKLCSRGPGSFLLERNSQACGAVTSCDLPFRCPRCGDQERFCSLASLRAHLEFRHAYRSPDVTTGSFSITGKLPDPLTASIPWHDMSLPTRRGQQSTGRLLHARSLSDSRDSEYLHSYSSARRRTQSVGVGTQAEEEDEAGDGEERGLEDEDEGEGEEGDTEHRDRGRQEEQTYLKQTDPSQHHLSFALSASFDPEPDADQDMELVEQNTYSGVETAAASAAVRRRLAGILRAADSTLQRRLAKVSTELAQTDTELLCQRAHSQHLAQERQEVAERERSLSRQVDVAVMVIAALREQLNASENELERREREVLTIQKFLDAAARQETCGKVRIQHFIENLLKRIALAERLVEYYQVNGSPAQCSHYKQHQQSTDNGPHRMTKSRSAGGQLSSSSLHDNRTQFSSRPPFSKTGGERDREREHRERLAQSSRLFCRPEHRDDIWNHQRRRSSGYEA; encoded by the exons ATGCAGCAGAAGCTGTGTTCCAGAGGACCTGGTTCTTTCCTCTTGGAGAGGAACAGCCAGGCCTGTGGTGCTGTCACCTCCTGTGACCTCCCCTTTCGCTGCCCCCGCTGCGGTGACCAGGAGCGTTTCTGCAGTCTGGCCTCACTTCGAGCTCACCTGGAGTTCCGGCACGCGTACCGCTCACCTGATGTGACCACCGGCAGCTTCAGCATCACTGGGAAACTCCCAGACCCACTGACAGCGTCGATCCCCTGGCACGACATGAGCCTCCCGACccgcagggggcagcagagcacAGGGCGGCTGCTTCATGCCCGCTCCCTCAGCGACAGCAGAGACAGTGAATACCTCCACTCCTACAGCTCTGCCAGGAGGCGAACACAGAGTGTTGGAGTGGGGAcacaggctgaggaggaagatgaagctgGCGATGGGGAAGAGAGAGGTttagaagatgaagatgaaggagaaGGGGAGGAAGGTGATACTGAACatagagacagaggcagacaagAGGAGCAAACGTACCTAAAACAAACTGACCCAAGCCAACATCACCTCTCATTTGCTTTATCAGCCTCTTTTGACCCGGAACCAGACGCAGACCAAGACATGGAGCTGGTTG agcagaacacCTATTCCGGtgtggagacggcggcggcctCGGCCGCAGTGCGGCGGCGGCTGGCCGGCATCCTGCGGGCCGCAGACAGCACCCTGCAGCGGCGGCTGGCCAAGGTCAGCACAGAGCTGGCCCAGACTGACACAGAGCTCCTGTGTCAGCGCGCTCACTCGCAGCATCTGGCCCaggagaggcaggaggtggCAGAGCGGGAGAGGTCTCTGAGCCGGCAGGTGGATGTGGCCGTCATGGTGATCGCTGCGCTGAGGGAGCAGCTCAACGCCTCAGAGAATGAACTGGAACGACGAGAAAG GGAGGTGTTAACCATCCAGAAGTTTCTTGACGCTGCTGCTCGACAGGAGACCTGCGGCAAAGTTCGGATCCAGCACTTTATTGAGAACCTGCTGAAGCGCATCGCTCTGGCAGAGAGGCTGGTGGAGTATTACCAGGTCAACGGCAGCCCAGCGCAGTGCAGCCACTACAAG cagcaccagcagtcaACTGACAATGGACCCCACAGAATGACCAAGAGCAG GTCAGCTGGAGGGCAGCTGTCCTCGTCcagtctccatgacaacagaacCCAGTTCAGCAGCCGGCCGCCGTTCTCCAAAACGGGTGGAGAACGAGACCGAGAGCGGGAGCACCGGGAGAGGTTGGCTCAGTCGTCCCGGCTGTTCTGCAGACCAGAACACAGAGACGACATCTGGAACCACCAGCGCCGCCGGTCCTCAGGGTACGAGGCTTAG
- the znf365 gene encoding protein ZNF365 isoform X4 — translation MQQKLCSRGPGSFLLERNSQACGAVTSCDLPFRCPRCGDQERFCSLASLRAHLEFRHAYRSPDVTTGSFSITGKLPDPLTASIPWHDMSLPTRRGQQSTGRLLHARSLSDSRDSEYLHSYSSARRRTQSVGVGTQAEEEDEAGDGEERGLEDEDEGEGEEASFDPEPDADQDMELVAEQNTYSGVETAAASAAVRRRLAGILRAADSTLQRRLAKVSTELAQTDTELLCQRAHSQHLAQERQEVAERERSLSRQVDVAVMVIAALREQLNASENELERREREVLTIQKFLDAAARQETCGKVRIQHFIENLLKRIALAERLVEYYQVNGSPAQCSHYKQHQQSTDNGPHRMTKSRSAGGQLSSSSLHDNRTQFSSRPPFSKTGGERDREREHRERLAQSSRLFCRPEHRDDIWNHQRRRSSGYEA, via the exons ATGCAGCAGAAGCTGTGTTCCAGAGGACCTGGTTCTTTCCTCTTGGAGAGGAACAGCCAGGCCTGTGGTGCTGTCACCTCCTGTGACCTCCCCTTTCGCTGCCCCCGCTGCGGTGACCAGGAGCGTTTCTGCAGTCTGGCCTCACTTCGAGCTCACCTGGAGTTCCGGCACGCGTACCGCTCACCTGATGTGACCACCGGCAGCTTCAGCATCACTGGGAAACTCCCAGACCCACTGACAGCGTCGATCCCCTGGCACGACATGAGCCTCCCGACccgcagggggcagcagagcacAGGGCGGCTGCTTCATGCCCGCTCCCTCAGCGACAGCAGAGACAGTGAATACCTCCACTCCTACAGCTCTGCCAGGAGGCGAACACAGAGTGTTGGAGTGGGGAcacaggctgaggaggaagatgaagctgGCGATGGGGAAGAGAGAGGTttagaagatgaagatgaaggagaaGGGGAGGAAG CCTCTTTTGACCCGGAACCAGACGCAGACCAAGACATGGAGCTGGTTG cagagcagaacacCTATTCCGGtgtggagacggcggcggcctCGGCCGCAGTGCGGCGGCGGCTGGCCGGCATCCTGCGGGCCGCAGACAGCACCCTGCAGCGGCGGCTGGCCAAGGTCAGCACAGAGCTGGCCCAGACTGACACAGAGCTCCTGTGTCAGCGCGCTCACTCGCAGCATCTGGCCCaggagaggcaggaggtggCAGAGCGGGAGAGGTCTCTGAGCCGGCAGGTGGATGTGGCCGTCATGGTGATCGCTGCGCTGAGGGAGCAGCTCAACGCCTCAGAGAATGAACTGGAACGACGAGAAAG GGAGGTGTTAACCATCCAGAAGTTTCTTGACGCTGCTGCTCGACAGGAGACCTGCGGCAAAGTTCGGATCCAGCACTTTATTGAGAACCTGCTGAAGCGCATCGCTCTGGCAGAGAGGCTGGTGGAGTATTACCAGGTCAACGGCAGCCCAGCGCAGTGCAGCCACTACAAG cagcaccagcagtcaACTGACAATGGACCCCACAGAATGACCAAGAGCAG GTCAGCTGGAGGGCAGCTGTCCTCGTCcagtctccatgacaacagaacCCAGTTCAGCAGCCGGCCGCCGTTCTCCAAAACGGGTGGAGAACGAGACCGAGAGCGGGAGCACCGGGAGAGGTTGGCTCAGTCGTCCCGGCTGTTCTGCAGACCAGAACACAGAGACGACATCTGGAACCACCAGCGCCGCCGGTCCTCAGGGTACGAGGCTTAG
- the znf365 gene encoding protein ZNF365 isoform X3 codes for MQQKLCSRGPGSFLLERNSQACGAVTSCDLPFRCPRCGDQERFCSLASLRAHLEFRHAYRSPDVTTGSFSITGKLPDPLTASIPWHDMSLPTRRGQQSTGRLLHARSLSDSRDSEYLHSYSSARRRTQSVGVGTQAEEEDEAGDGEERGLEDEDEGEGEEGDTEHRDRGRQEEQTYLKQTDPSQHHLSFALSASFDPEPDADQDMELVAEQNTYSGVETAAASAAVRRRLAGILRAADSTLQRRLAKVSTELAQTDTELLCQRAHSQHLAQERQEVAERERSLSRQVDVAVMVIAALREQLNASENELERREREVLTIQKFLDAAARQETCGKVRIQHFIENLLKRIALAERLVEYYQVNGSPAQCSHYKHQQSTDNGPHRMTKSRSAGGQLSSSSLHDNRTQFSSRPPFSKTGGERDREREHRERLAQSSRLFCRPEHRDDIWNHQRRRSSGYEA; via the exons ATGCAGCAGAAGCTGTGTTCCAGAGGACCTGGTTCTTTCCTCTTGGAGAGGAACAGCCAGGCCTGTGGTGCTGTCACCTCCTGTGACCTCCCCTTTCGCTGCCCCCGCTGCGGTGACCAGGAGCGTTTCTGCAGTCTGGCCTCACTTCGAGCTCACCTGGAGTTCCGGCACGCGTACCGCTCACCTGATGTGACCACCGGCAGCTTCAGCATCACTGGGAAACTCCCAGACCCACTGACAGCGTCGATCCCCTGGCACGACATGAGCCTCCCGACccgcagggggcagcagagcacAGGGCGGCTGCTTCATGCCCGCTCCCTCAGCGACAGCAGAGACAGTGAATACCTCCACTCCTACAGCTCTGCCAGGAGGCGAACACAGAGTGTTGGAGTGGGGAcacaggctgaggaggaagatgaagctgGCGATGGGGAAGAGAGAGGTttagaagatgaagatgaaggagaaGGGGAGGAAGGTGATACTGAACatagagacagaggcagacaagAGGAGCAAACGTACCTAAAACAAACTGACCCAAGCCAACATCACCTCTCATTTGCTTTATCAGCCTCTTTTGACCCGGAACCAGACGCAGACCAAGACATGGAGCTGGTTG cagagcagaacacCTATTCCGGtgtggagacggcggcggcctCGGCCGCAGTGCGGCGGCGGCTGGCCGGCATCCTGCGGGCCGCAGACAGCACCCTGCAGCGGCGGCTGGCCAAGGTCAGCACAGAGCTGGCCCAGACTGACACAGAGCTCCTGTGTCAGCGCGCTCACTCGCAGCATCTGGCCCaggagaggcaggaggtggCAGAGCGGGAGAGGTCTCTGAGCCGGCAGGTGGATGTGGCCGTCATGGTGATCGCTGCGCTGAGGGAGCAGCTCAACGCCTCAGAGAATGAACTGGAACGACGAGAAAG GGAGGTGTTAACCATCCAGAAGTTTCTTGACGCTGCTGCTCGACAGGAGACCTGCGGCAAAGTTCGGATCCAGCACTTTATTGAGAACCTGCTGAAGCGCATCGCTCTGGCAGAGAGGCTGGTGGAGTATTACCAGGTCAACGGCAGCCCAGCGCAGTGCAGCCACTACAAG caccagcagtcaACTGACAATGGACCCCACAGAATGACCAAGAGCAG GTCAGCTGGAGGGCAGCTGTCCTCGTCcagtctccatgacaacagaacCCAGTTCAGCAGCCGGCCGCCGTTCTCCAAAACGGGTGGAGAACGAGACCGAGAGCGGGAGCACCGGGAGAGGTTGGCTCAGTCGTCCCGGCTGTTCTGCAGACCAGAACACAGAGACGACATCTGGAACCACCAGCGCCGCCGGTCCTCAGGGTACGAGGCTTAG
- the znf365 gene encoding protein ZNF365 isoform X5 yields the protein MQQKLCSRGPGSFLLERNSQACGAVTSCDLPFRCPRCGDQERFCSLASLRAHLEFRHAYRSPDVTTGSFSITGKLPDPLTASIPWHDMSLPTRRGQQSTGRLLHARSLSDSRDSEYLHSYSSARRRTQSVGVGTQAEEEDEAGDGEERGLEDEDEGEGEEASFDPEPDADQDMELVEQNTYSGVETAAASAAVRRRLAGILRAADSTLQRRLAKVSTELAQTDTELLCQRAHSQHLAQERQEVAERERSLSRQVDVAVMVIAALREQLNASENELERREREVLTIQKFLDAAARQETCGKVRIQHFIENLLKRIALAERLVEYYQVNGSPAQCSHYKQHQQSTDNGPHRMTKSRSAGGQLSSSSLHDNRTQFSSRPPFSKTGGERDREREHRERLAQSSRLFCRPEHRDDIWNHQRRRSSGYEA from the exons ATGCAGCAGAAGCTGTGTTCCAGAGGACCTGGTTCTTTCCTCTTGGAGAGGAACAGCCAGGCCTGTGGTGCTGTCACCTCCTGTGACCTCCCCTTTCGCTGCCCCCGCTGCGGTGACCAGGAGCGTTTCTGCAGTCTGGCCTCACTTCGAGCTCACCTGGAGTTCCGGCACGCGTACCGCTCACCTGATGTGACCACCGGCAGCTTCAGCATCACTGGGAAACTCCCAGACCCACTGACAGCGTCGATCCCCTGGCACGACATGAGCCTCCCGACccgcagggggcagcagagcacAGGGCGGCTGCTTCATGCCCGCTCCCTCAGCGACAGCAGAGACAGTGAATACCTCCACTCCTACAGCTCTGCCAGGAGGCGAACACAGAGTGTTGGAGTGGGGAcacaggctgaggaggaagatgaagctgGCGATGGGGAAGAGAGAGGTttagaagatgaagatgaaggagaaGGGGAGGAAG CCTCTTTTGACCCGGAACCAGACGCAGACCAAGACATGGAGCTGGTTG agcagaacacCTATTCCGGtgtggagacggcggcggcctCGGCCGCAGTGCGGCGGCGGCTGGCCGGCATCCTGCGGGCCGCAGACAGCACCCTGCAGCGGCGGCTGGCCAAGGTCAGCACAGAGCTGGCCCAGACTGACACAGAGCTCCTGTGTCAGCGCGCTCACTCGCAGCATCTGGCCCaggagaggcaggaggtggCAGAGCGGGAGAGGTCTCTGAGCCGGCAGGTGGATGTGGCCGTCATGGTGATCGCTGCGCTGAGGGAGCAGCTCAACGCCTCAGAGAATGAACTGGAACGACGAGAAAG GGAGGTGTTAACCATCCAGAAGTTTCTTGACGCTGCTGCTCGACAGGAGACCTGCGGCAAAGTTCGGATCCAGCACTTTATTGAGAACCTGCTGAAGCGCATCGCTCTGGCAGAGAGGCTGGTGGAGTATTACCAGGTCAACGGCAGCCCAGCGCAGTGCAGCCACTACAAG cagcaccagcagtcaACTGACAATGGACCCCACAGAATGACCAAGAGCAG GTCAGCTGGAGGGCAGCTGTCCTCGTCcagtctccatgacaacagaacCCAGTTCAGCAGCCGGCCGCCGTTCTCCAAAACGGGTGGAGAACGAGACCGAGAGCGGGAGCACCGGGAGAGGTTGGCTCAGTCGTCCCGGCTGTTCTGCAGACCAGAACACAGAGACGACATCTGGAACCACCAGCGCCGCCGGTCCTCAGGGTACGAGGCTTAG
- the sult6b1 gene encoding sulfotransferase 6B1: MSSNVLLETVTGRIQKAKQMKDEEKSYRYNGVLYPVVMCPEENLKALDDIVARKDDVMLVAYPKCGFNWMVGVMKKIILESTGVSLESKMAPLIEFMGPDGIKHVNQAPSPRFLGTHMHPDFIPATFYQEKTKMLVIFRNPKDTLVSYFHFCNSNPVLPSVEWDSFFRQFMSGDVFWGSYIEHALAWEKKMDDPRVMIITYEDMKQDLNAGIRQVSGFFGCSLTESQVQQIAENSTFRAMKENSSKSHGVVADAIFRKGEVGDWKNHFSPEQSREMDEAFNKYLEGTRLGAKLKYQEYCQ, encoded by the exons ATGAGCAGCAACGTGCTGTTGGAAACTGTGACAGGCAGAATTCAGAAAGCCAAGCAGATGAAGGACGAGGAGAAGTCGTACAGATACAACGGGGTCCTGTACCCGGTCGTCATGTGCCCGGAGGAGAATTTAAAGGCTCTGGACGACATCGTGGCCAGAAAGGACGATGTGATGCTGGTGGCTTATCCCAAGTGTG gcttcAACTGGATGGTGGGCGTCATGAAGAAGATCATCCTGGAGTCCACAGGCGTCAGCCTGGAGTCCAAGATGGCGCCGCTGATCGAGTTCATGGGACCAGACGGCATAAAG CACGTGAACCAGGCTCCTTCTCCACGCTTTCTGGGGACTCACATGCATCCTGACTTCATCCCCGCTACCTTCTACCAGGAGAAAACAAAG ATGCTGGTGATCTTCAGGAACCCCAAAGACACTCTGGTTTCCTACTTCCATTTCTGCAACTCCAACCCAGTTCTCCCGTCTGTAGAGTGGGACTCGTTCTTCCGTCAGTTCATGAGCGGAGACG TTTTCTGGGGATCTTATATTGAACATGCTTTGGCCTGGGAGAAGAAGATGGATGACCCCCGAGTCATGATCATCACCTACGAAGACATGAAGCAG GACCTGAACGCCGGCATTCGCCAGGTCTCCGGCTTCTTtggctgcagcctcacagagTCTCAGGTCCAGCAGATCGCGGAGAACAGCACCTTCAGAGCAATGAAGGAGAACTCGTCCAAGTCCCACGGCGTTGTTGCAGACGCCATCTTCAGAAAAG GTGAAGTCGGGGACTGGAAGAACCACTTCAGTCCAGAACAGAGCCGAGAGATGGACGAGGCCTTCAACAAGTACCTGGAAGGAACCAGACTAGGAGCTAAGCTCAAATACCAGGAGTACTGCcagtag